The following coding sequences lie in one Pontibacter sp. G13 genomic window:
- a CDS encoding HAD family hydrolase, whose amino-acid sequence MSISFDLDGLLIAYREEFPVEPLTRLRRFVCLERLRAGTIALFRRLQHQGHTIGIYTTSLRSEGRIRWIFACHGLSLGRVVNGSQSQRMLRNQRVHASKYPPAFGFLFHIDDSKGVAQEAMTWTFKALIIAPDNSDWTEQVWQFVQSVS is encoded by the coding sequence ATGAGCATCAGCTTTGATTTGGATGGATTATTGATCGCGTACCGCGAAGAATTTCCGGTGGAACCCCTTACGAGGCTCCGCCGGTTTGTCTGTCTAGAACGGCTCAGGGCAGGCACGATTGCCCTATTTCGACGCTTGCAGCATCAGGGCCACACAATCGGAATCTACACCACCTCGCTTCGGTCCGAGGGCCGTATTCGTTGGATTTTCGCTTGTCATGGATTGAGTCTTGGCCGAGTGGTCAATGGCTCCCAAAGCCAGCGAATGCTCCGAAACCAGAGAGTTCACGCCTCCAAATATCCGCCTGCTTTCGGATTTTTGTTCCACATCGATGATTCCAAAGGAGTGGCGCAGGAGGCCATGACCTGGACATTCAAAGCCCTGATCATCGCTCCAGACAACTCAGATTGGACAGAGCAAGTATGGCAGTTTGTTCAATCGGTAAGCTAA
- a CDS encoding T9SS type A sorting domain-containing protein yields the protein MKRLFVLCMGLMLAQSSLQAQIVETVAGPSPRFNNGVLVAPDGTIYASDLFGTGFNGDRIHKLSPDGTGVLFAQGLLRPAGMAFDAQGRLFVAEFGGGMVSWLDTAGNWTLFANGLNQPADVAFDSLGNLYVSNYGDGTVSRFTPSGMEDTFASGLGQPVGLAFDTLGVLHVASLNTGRIYRLTAPGAKELLATIPDTPIGFMDFARGGLYVAATGHHRIYQVAEDGTVSMFAGTGAMGETNGALDSAQFTSPDGVAASPTGDTLYISENTSNLLRRIIFPMQITLSSDWTDAEYSLYLFPNPAHHLLQIGGIPAEYETVEMQIYDLAGRLVWDRKLVPVQSGVTRLKVEGLPVGQYGLRVYGRGKVLLNTSWMKQ from the coding sequence ATGAAGCGTTTGTTTGTACTTTGCATGGGCCTGATGCTGGCCCAATCCTCCCTACAGGCCCAAATCGTCGAAACCGTGGCGGGACCTTCCCCGAGATTCAACAATGGCGTGCTGGTCGCGCCCGATGGAACCATCTATGCCTCCGATCTATTTGGGACGGGCTTCAATGGGGATCGCATCCACAAATTGTCGCCTGATGGAACGGGCGTTCTTTTCGCGCAGGGATTGTTGCGACCTGCCGGGATGGCCTTCGATGCACAGGGCCGACTCTTTGTCGCTGAATTCGGCGGGGGAATGGTCAGTTGGCTAGATACTGCTGGAAACTGGACCCTATTTGCCAATGGACTCAATCAGCCTGCAGATGTGGCTTTTGATTCCTTGGGCAATCTCTATGTGAGTAATTATGGCGATGGAACGGTCTCCCGATTTACGCCGAGCGGCATGGAGGACACTTTTGCCTCTGGTCTGGGACAACCGGTCGGATTGGCATTCGATACCTTGGGTGTCTTGCATGTCGCGAGCCTCAATACTGGGAGAATTTATCGACTCACTGCTCCGGGAGCCAAAGAACTGCTGGCGACGATCCCAGATACCCCAATTGGATTTATGGATTTTGCGCGTGGCGGATTGTATGTCGCGGCCACGGGCCATCATCGGATCTATCAGGTAGCGGAGGATGGAACTGTATCCATGTTCGCCGGGACGGGGGCTATGGGCGAAACGAATGGAGCCCTCGATTCAGCGCAATTCACCAGCCCGGACGGTGTGGCAGCGAGTCCCACGGGCGATACCCTGTACATCTCCGAGAACACCTCCAACTTGCTCAGACGGATCATCTTCCCGATGCAGATCACCTTATCAAGCGACTGGACGGATGCTGAATATTCCCTGTATCTATTTCCCAATCCTGCCCACCATCTTTTGCAGATAGGTGGAATTCCCGCTGAATATGAGACGGTGGAGATGCAAATTTATGATCTAGCGGGTAGACTGGTATGGGATCGTAAGCTGGTCCCGGTGCAATCAGGAGTCACTCGACTCAAAGTGGAAGGATTGCCAGTGGGTCAATATGGGTTGCGTGTGTATGGTCGGGGGAAGGTATTGCTGAATACATCTTGGATGAAGCAATAG
- a CDS encoding DUF2927 domain-containing protein, giving the protein MFRFTLLMSTFLFLLGSCKPDPVEPEPCIVFTGTPSQAESTFLDICFGNEFGEDHEYLRKWVDDIQIYLPNSHPELEETLDSVIITLNSLSESIQLHRVSDSAESNLILLIGSKLTYSDVYEPQAADLISDNFGLFSATWNRYTFEISHGTVCIDIERESDLACLRHLLREELTQVLGMMNDASPDPASIFHPIYQCTPSYRAEDLAMIQTFLSDELSAGMCRQAVWEAIQ; this is encoded by the coding sequence ATGTTTCGGTTTACCCTTTTGATGTCCACGTTCCTGTTTCTTTTAGGGAGCTGCAAACCCGACCCAGTGGAGCCCGAGCCTTGCATCGTCTTCACAGGCACTCCCTCTCAAGCGGAATCCACCTTTTTGGATATTTGTTTTGGCAATGAATTTGGGGAAGATCATGAATATCTCCGAAAATGGGTGGATGATATCCAGATTTATTTACCCAATTCCCACCCAGAACTGGAAGAAACCCTGGACTCTGTAATCATCACACTCAATAGCTTGAGCGAATCGATCCAATTGCACCGAGTTTCGGATTCCGCGGAATCGAATCTCATCCTGCTGATCGGCTCCAAACTTACCTATTCAGATGTATATGAGCCGCAGGCGGCAGATTTGATCTCGGACAATTTTGGGCTATTTTCTGCTACGTGGAATCGGTATACCTTTGAAATCAGTCATGGGACGGTCTGCATTGATATTGAGCGAGAGAGTGATCTAGCTTGCCTTCGCCATTTACTTCGTGAAGAATTGACGCAGGTATTGGGGATGATGAACGATGCATCCCCTGATCCCGCATCCATTTTCCATCCCATTTATCAATGCACCCCCAGCTATCGAGCAGAAGACTTGGCGATGATCCAGACTTTCCTCTCGGATGAACTTTCAGCAGGGATGTGTCGCCAAGCTGTCTGGGAAGCGATTCAATAG